A DNA window from Corvus cornix cornix isolate S_Up_H32 chromosome 13, ASM73873v5, whole genome shotgun sequence contains the following coding sequences:
- the EGR1 gene encoding early growth response protein 1 produces MAAAKAEMQLLPPLQISDPFGTFPHSPPAMDTHYPKLEEMMLLSGGGPQFLAPPGAPESAGFGAAGEPGEQHFEHLAADTFPEISLNSEKTLPETNYPNQTTRLPPITYTGRFSLEPAPNSSNPLWPEPLFSLVSGLVGMANAPPTSTPTSSSPSSSSSSQSSPLSCSVQASENNPIYSAAPTFPSSSSDIFPESQTQSFPNPSGAPIQYPPPAYPTAKTNFQVPMIPDYLFPQQQGELSLVPADQKPFPALETRAQQPSLTPLSTIKAFATQTGSQELKTLNTNYQSQLIKPSRMRKYPNRPSKTPPHERPYACPVESCDRRFSRSDELTRHIRIHTGQKPFQCRICMRNFSRSDHLTTHIRTHTGEKPFACDICGRKFARSDERKRHTKIHLRQKDKKAEKAAPVSTASSIPAYSSSVTTSYPSSIATTYPSPVRTAYSSPAPSSYPSPAHTTFPSPSIATTYPSGTATFQTQVATSFSSPGVANNFSSQVTSALSDMNAAFSPRTIEIC; encoded by the exons ATGGCCGCGGCCAAGGCAGAGATGCAGCTCCTGCCCCCGCTGCAGATCTCCGACCCCTTTGGCACCTTCCCGCACTCGCCCCCCGCCATGGACACTCACTATCCCAAGCTGGAGGAGATGATGCTGCTCAGCGGCGGGGGCCCGCAGTTCCTTGCCCCGCCCGGGGCACCCGAGAGTGCGGGCTTCGGCGCTGCCGGGGAGCCCGGAGAGCAGCACTTCGAGCACCTCGCGGCAG ACACTTTTCCCGAAATCTCCCTGAACAGCGAGAAAACCCTGCCAGAAACCAACTATCCCAACCAAACGACGCGACTGCCACCGATAACCTACACGGGGCGCTTCTCCTTAGAGCCGGCCCCCAACAGCAGCAACCCCTTATGGCCAGAGCCCCTCTTCAGCCTCGTCAGTGGGCTGGTGGGCATGGCTAATGCACCTCCCACCTCTACGCCTACTTCATCAtcaccatcctcctcctcctcctcgcagAGCTCCCCTCTGAGCTGTTCTGTCCAAGCCAGCGAGAACAATCCAATTTATTCAGCTGCACCAACGTTTCCCAGTTCCAGCTCTGACATTTTCCCTGAATCCCAGACCCAGTCCTTCCCCAACCCCTCTGGAGCCCCCATCCAGTATCCACCTCCAGCTTATCCGACTGCTAAAACCAACTTTCAGGTGCCAATGATCCCGGATTACCTGTTCCCTCAGCAGCAGGGTGAGCTCAGTCTTGTTCCAGCTGATCAgaagcccttcccagcccttgagaccagagcacagcagccttCCCTCACACCACTGTCCACTATTAAGGCATTTGCTACTCAGACTGGCTCCCAAGAGTTGAAGACCCTCAACACTAATTATCAGTCCCAGCTGATCAAGCCCAGCAGGATGAGGAAATACCCAAACCGTCCCAGCAAGACCCCTCCTCATGAGCGACCCTATGCCTGCCCAGTGGAGTCCTGTGACCGGAGGTTTTCACGATCTGATGAGCTAACGCGGCACATACGCATCCACACGGGACAGAAACCTTTCCAGTGCCGCATTTGCATGCGGAACTTCAGCAGGAGTGACCACCTGACTACGCACATCCGCACGCACACAGGGGAGAAGCCATTTGCCTGTGACATTTGTGGCAGAAAGTTTGCCAGAAGTGATGAGAGGAAGAGGCACACTAAAATCCACCTTAGGCAGAAGGACAAGAAAGCGGAAAAGGCAGCTCCAGTCTCAACTGCTTCCTCAATTCCTGCCTATTCATCCTCTGTGACTACATCCTACCCTTCCTCCATCGCCACCACTTACCCCTCCCCAGTGCGCACAGCATAttcttctcctgctccctcttccTATCCCTCCCCTGCACACACCACATTCCCATCCCCTTCTATAGCAACCACTTACCCCTCTGGCACTGCCACTTTTCAGACCCAAGTGGCCACTTCCTTCTCATCTCCAGGAGTCGCCAACAATTTCAGCTCACAGGTGACCTCAGCACTTTCAGACATGAATGCGGCCTTTTCTCCAAGGACAATTGAGATCTGCTGA